The proteins below come from a single bacterium genomic window:
- the glgA gene encoding glycogen synthase GlgA, translating to MKPKLKVIMVSPEVVPFAKTGGLADVVGSLPLALTKLGCEVRIVLPKYKMVEESEFNLLDIDKEVTFKVGETLQKAKIFSTKVAGVITVYFLEHEYYNRDGLYGTTEEGDYKDNLERFTFFCGGTLELLKTIEYKPQVIHCHDWQTGLIPVYLKTLYQDDPFFEGVKTIFTIHNLAYQGIFSKDEFPITGLDKKLFTPDRLEFWDKLNILKGALIDADMLSTVSKGYAQEIMTTEYGCGLEGVLIERKDNLYGVVNGLDYQEWDPTMDKEITLGYDINTISRKAKNKKTLQQENNLPVDSEVPLIGMITRLAPQKGLDILAEILDELMALNIQFVLLGTGDAKYHIKMEEIKEKYPDKASIHLTFDPPLAKKIYAGADMFLMPSKYEPCGLGQLISLRYGTIPIVRATGGLKDTITNFDPQRKIGNGFVFEEYTSEALLSIIKEAVNVFCNDKESWRRLILNGMSVDFSWEYSAKEYIELYEKAMQK from the coding sequence ATGAAACCGAAATTAAAAGTAATAATGGTTTCACCAGAGGTAGTTCCATTTGCTAAAACAGGTGGATTAGCTGATGTTGTTGGATCTCTGCCATTAGCATTAACTAAATTAGGATGTGAGGTGCGAATTGTCCTGCCCAAATATAAAATGGTGGAAGAGTCTGAATTTAACCTGTTAGATATTGATAAGGAAGTAACCTTTAAGGTAGGTGAGACTCTTCAGAAAGCAAAAATTTTCTCCACCAAGGTCGCAGGAGTGATTACTGTTTATTTCCTTGAACATGAATATTATAACCGTGATGGACTTTATGGGACAACTGAAGAAGGGGATTATAAAGATAATCTTGAGAGATTTACTTTCTTTTGTGGTGGAACATTAGAATTACTTAAAACGATAGAATATAAACCGCAAGTTATCCATTGTCATGATTGGCAGACAGGATTAATTCCGGTGTATTTAAAAACATTGTATCAGGATGACCCGTTTTTTGAAGGGGTAAAAACCATCTTTACTATTCATAATTTAGCCTATCAAGGTATATTTTCCAAAGATGAATTTCCAATAACAGGTCTGGATAAAAAATTGTTCACCCCGGATAGGTTAGAATTCTGGGATAAGTTAAATATCCTGAAAGGGGCTTTGATCGATGCAGATATGTTAAGTACCGTTAGTAAAGGTTATGCTCAGGAGATAATGACGACAGAATATGGTTGTGGACTGGAGGGAGTATTAATCGAAAGAAAGGATAATCTTTATGGTGTAGTTAATGGTTTAGATTATCAAGAATGGGACCCGACTATGGATAAAGAAATTACATTAGGTTACGATATTAATACGATTAGTCGGAAAGCGAAGAATAAAAAAACACTTCAGCAAGAAAATAATTTACCCGTTGATAGTGAAGTTCCATTAATAGGGATGATTACAAGATTAGCCCCACAAAAAGGACTGGATATTTTAGCTGAGATACTGGATGAATTGATGGCGTTGAATATCCAGTTTGTGTTGTTAGGCACAGGTGATGCGAAATACCATATAAAAATGGAAGAAATTAAAGAGAAATATCCAGATAAAGCAAGCATTCATCTCACATTTGACCCACCGTTAGCCAAGAAAATATATGCTGGTGCAGATATGTTTTTAATGCCATCTAAATATGAACCCTGTGGTTTAGGACAACTTATTAGCCTTAGATACGGCACCATCCCTATTGTTCGGGCAACGGGTGGTTTGAAAGATACAATTACTAATTTTGACCCGCAACGCAAAATAGGAAATGGTTTTGTCTTCGAGGAATATACATCTGAGGCATTACTTTCAATCATCAAAGAAGCAGTAAATGTTTTTTGTAACGATAAAGAATCCTGGAGAAGATTGATTTTAAATGGTATGAGTGTGGATTTCTCCTGGGAATACTCGGCAAAAGAATATATTGAATTGTATGAAAAAGCAATGCAGAAATAA